The genomic region CCCTGCAGCCGCCGATCGAGATGGTGTTCCATCTCGGCGCGATCAGCGCCACCACGGCGACCGATGGCGACCTGGTCTGGCACACCAATGTCGGCCTGTCGCAGGAGCTGTGGAAATGGTGTTCCTCGCTCGGGGTGCGGATGATCTACGCCTCCTCGGCGGCGACCTACGGGGCCGGCGCACAGGGCTTCGAGGATGGGCTGGACGATCTTGGCAATTTGCGTCCGCTCAATCTTTACGGCTGGTCCAAGCACGCCTTCGACCTGAGCGTGGCGCGCGCCGTGGCCGGGCGGCGCAAGCGGCCGCCGCAATGGGTGGGCCTGAAATTCTTCAACGTCTACGGGCCGAACGAGTACCACAAGGGATCGCAGGTCTCGGTGGTGAAGGTGAAATACGACGAGGTGCGGCGCGGCCAGGCGCCGCGGCTGTTCCGCAGCGACCGGCCCGATGTCGCGGATGGCGAGCAGAAGCGCGACTTCATCTGGGTCGGCGATGTCGTGGACGTGCTGCTCTGGCTGCAGGACACGCCGGGCGTGAGCGGGCTGTTCAATGTCGGCACCGGCCAGGCGCGCAGCTATCGCGACCTCGCCCACGCGGTCTGCCGCGCGGGTGGGGCGAAGGAAGACATCGAGTTCATCGACATGCCGGCCAATCTGCGCGGCCAGTACCAGTCCTTCACCGAGGCGCGCATGGATCGCCTGCGCGCGGCCGGCTACACGAAGCCCTTCACCTCGCTTGAAGACGGCATCAACCGCTATATCACCGAGTATCTGGCGATGCCGGATCCCTACGTCTGATTGCGGGCGCCGCCGCGATGGCCGCGGCGGCGCACCGGATTCAGGTTTGCTGCCAGGCGGGCAGCAGCGTCTCGCCGCGTCGCACCGCATCACGCAGCCTCGCGAGGCGGTGGTCATGCGCCTGCAACTCGGCCTGCAGCGCCTGCTCTTCGGGCGAGGTCGCGACCACCGCGGCGATGCCGCCGTTGCGGATGATCACGCGCCGCGCGCCCGACAGCGCCAGCAGCGGATCATGGGTCGACAGCAGCACGATCTTGCCCCGGCTGGTGAACAGGCGCAGCGCCTGCCGGCGATCCACCCCGGCATTCTCGATCTCGTCGATCAGCACCACCGGCTTCGCGCTCAGCAGGGCGGCATCGGCGATCATCAGCGCGCGGGACTGGCCGCCGCTCAGCTGCGTCAGCGGCGTGGCGGCGGTGAACGGCTCGCCGGCCATGGCGATGGCGGCGTCCAGCACGGTCCGCGCCGCCGCCCGTGGATCAGCGACGCCACAGCTTTCGGCGTGCAGGGACAGGAAGTCCTCGACGTGCAGGTCCAGCACGAAATTCATGTTCTGGGAGATCTGCGCCACCAGCCGCGCCTCGGCCGAGACGCGCATGCGCGGGGCAGGGGTCGCGCCGTTGACCCGCACCACCCGGCGACTCGGCGTGTCGCCCTGGGCGAGGCATTCGATGTCGGCCAGCAGACGGCTTTTGCCCGAGCCGGTCGGGCCGACGATGGCCACCACCTCGCCCGGCCGCAGGCAGAGCGGGACCGCTTCCGGCTGTCCGTCCTTGTCGCAGCCTTGCGTCACCTCCAGGCATTCCAGCGTGATGCCGCCGCCGGCAGGGCGCGCGGCCAGGAAGGCGCGCAACTGCTCCTGCAGGGCCGCCAGGGTCCAGCCGCCTCCGTCCCTGACCTCCCAGGGGAGCGATTGCCAGTAGTCCTGCAGCGAACACGCGGCCGCCGGCACGGGCAGGCCGTGCCGGCGCAGGAAGTCCGTGTCCACCGTCATGGTCGCGGCGCCGGTCATGGTTCCTGCTCCTCGATGCGCATCCGGCGGATCACGCCGTGCTGGAACTCCGCGCCGATGCGGGTCTGGCCGAAGCAGTAGGAACAGACCGCGGCGGGCACGGAGAAACGCAGGCGCCCGCCGGTCAGCGCCGCTTCCTCCGGCGCGTCCCGCCACAGCATGGCGACTTCCCGGCATCCCTGGCCGGTGATGCCGTTGGCGAACAGGATCTCGGCGCGCGCGTTCACCTGGCGGATGCGGAAGGCGAAGACGTCGCGCTCGGCCTGGCTGACGATGTCGCCCTTCGTCACCACCACCAGGTCGGCGGTGCGCAGCATCGGCCCGACCTTGCGCGGGGTGTCGATGCCCGAGAGGTTGTCCAGCACGCACATCGCCAGGAAGCCGCGCAGATGCGGCGCGCAGCGGTTGCACAATCCCGCCGTCTCGCTCACCAGCAGGTCGAGTCCCTGGCGCGCGCCCCAGGCGGCGCAGGCCTCGACATTGGTGACAAAATAATGGTCCGGGCAGGTGTTGCCGGAAATCCCGGTCAGCACCGGGATGCCCTCGGCCTCATAGGCCGCCGCATCCAGGCTGGTCAGGCAATCGAACTTCACCACCCCGGTCCGCAGCCCCGCCGCGCGCAGATGCCGCAGCGCCCGCAGGATGACCGAGGTCTTGCCCGACGAAGGCGGGCCGGCGACCGTCACCAGCTTCATCGTTTCAGATCCATGCCAAGGGCGCCCCGCGCCAGCGCGGCGTCGCAGAGCGGGTGCAATCCGGGAAAATCGAGGCCGCGGGCGTGCGACCAGCCCAGCCAGCGCAAGGGGCCGGGCAGGGGGGCGCCGCCGCTGTCGTCACGGTTGCTGGCGCAGCCCGCGCTTTCCATCCGGCCGGCCCAGTCCCGGCCGGTCAGCAACGCATGCGCAAGCCGCGCCGCCGGCGGGGCGTCGTGCCGGCGCAGCAGCAGCAACGGCACCGCGTAGGCCCCCTCGCGCGGCCAGACCAGGGCCACGCGGTCGCGATGGATGTTGTTGAGCGCCCAGAAATACGGAAGGATCGCCAGCGCGGCGCCCTCCGGATCGCCGGAACCCAGGTTGCGCGCCATCTGCGCACCGCCGCGGAATCCCCACATGTTCGCGCCCAGCGCCTGCAGCCCGTCCAGGCCGAAATCGACGAACAGGTTGAACAGCAGCACGCCCGCGAGCCGCCCGTCGCTGCCGTTGGCAACGATGTCGCCGCGGTACTGCGGCGAGAGCAGGTCCTCCCAGCCTTGCGGCACCGGGCGCCCGCGCAGACGGGCGCGGTCGGCCAGGATTACCCAGGGACCGGCGCCGTACACCTCGCAAACCCCGAGCGGATCGGCGAGCCCCGCCGCGGCGAGATCGGGACGCAGCGCCGGCTGCGGTCGCGGCTGGTAGAGCCCGGCCTGCTGCCAGCGCGTGGTGAAGCCGGGCCGCGTGAAGCGGCCGAGCCCGGCATCGGAGAGCAGGCCGGGCAACCAGTCCGCATCCTCGGTCTCGTGCACCCAGGCGCAGTCCGGGCTGTCCAGGCTGGCCGGCACGTACCAGGCGGCGGTCAGGCCGCTGCGGCGCCGCTCCCGTTCGAAGCCTTCATGCAAATGCTGGCGCACCATCCGGCGCAGCGGCGGGAACACATGGCCGAAATAGTCCAGGCGCCGCCGCGGCCCGCCTTCCTCCTCCGGGAAGGCCGGTTCGTCGCCGCTCATGGCGCGGCGGTGCCGGCGAACAGCAGGTGCAGGTCGGCATCGGTCAGGGCGACGCCGAAGAACAGACGGAAGAACGCCCGCGTTTCCGCTGGCAGATCGATCCTGTACCGATCCGGGTGCAACCGGCCCGCCAGCCATTGCACCCCCATGATCCGCATGTAGGAGGGCGGCCGGTCCATCCAGTTGAACGGCAGCGACGGCACCACCAGCACGCGCCGGCTGCGCACCGCCGCGAGCGTCTGCCAGCGTGGTTCCGTCAGGAACATCGTGGCGGTGCGGGGGAAGCGCACCAGGATGACGTCCGGGTCCAGCAGCAGCACCGTCTCCGCGGTCATCGTGGCGGTGGCGGCGAAGCTGTTGGCGGCCGCGCAGTGCAGCACGTTGCGCCCGCCGGCCAGCCCGATCACCTCGGCCCGGGCGGAGCCGTCGCACTGGCTCTGCAGCCCGTCGGGGGATTCGGCGTAGTAGACACGCGGCCGCTGCCCGTCCGGCAGGTCGCGCAGCGCGGCGGCGACGCGGGCGCCGGTTTCTTCCAGATAGCGTGCCAGTGCCTCGCCGCGTTCTGGCCTTTGCAGCACCGCGCCGAGGAAGCGGAAGGTCGCCGGGTACTGCTCCAGCCGCTCGGCCGCCACCGCCACCGCCGGCCTGCCGAGCCGGGCCATGGTGGCGCGCACCTGCTCCGACAGCCCGGTGCCGTCCAGCACCACGCCGAGGTCGATGCCGGCCGCCATCAACTGTTCAGGGTTCGTGGTCTGGATGCCGCTGACCGACAGCCGCGGCAGCGCGGCGAAGCCGGGCGGCAGGAAGCGGGCGAGGTCCGGCGTGGTGTCGAAATAGCTGCCCGCCAGCAGGTCGGGGGCGATCGCCGCCATGATCGCCACGGCGGAGGAGAACGCCCCGTACACGCGGTGGATGTCGGCCGGCAGCGTGATCGTCCGTCCGCTCATGTCCACCACCTCGCGCGCCCGGGCGGGGGACGCGGCCAGCAGCAGCGCGGCCGCGAACAGGGTGGCGCGGGCGATCCGGCGCAGGATCATCATCTTTCCCCCTCCTCCTCAGAACCGGACCTGCAGCGCCGCCCAGACGGTGCGCGGCGCGCCGAGGAAGGCACTGGCATTGCCGGCATTGGTGCCGTTGATGCTGCTCGGGAACACCGACACCCAGTAGCGCTCGTCGAACAGGTTCTTCACCCCGAGTCGCCAGGTCACGTCCCGGCCCCAGAGATCGGTCGCGTAGCGGGCGCCGAGATCGAGCGTGGTGTAGGCGTCCGCCCAGGTGGTGTTGGTGTCGTTGGCGGCGCGCCGGCCGGTGTGGTGGAGGTTCATCTCCAGCGCGAGCCCCGGCAGCGCCGGCACCCGGTATTCGGTGTAGAGATTGGCCTGGATGCGCGGCACGCCGACCACCAGCTTGCCGCTGGTCGCGGGGCTCACGGTGTCGGTCAGTTCCGGGTCGAGCAGGGTGACGCCGCCGAACACCGTCAGGTCCTCGACCGGGTTGCCCTTGGCCGAAAGCTCCAGCCCGTAATTGACCTGGGTGCCCTGTTCGCGGAACACGTTGTCGCTGCCGGTATAGGCGAAGGGGCGGGTCATGCGGAACAACGCCGCCGCCAGGTCCACCGCGGCCATGCGGGCCTTCCAGCCCAGTTCGAACTGCTCGCTGCGATAGGGCGGCAGGATCTCGCCGGCATTGGCGACGCCGGAGGTGGGCGCGGTGTCGCCTTTCTGCAGGCTGTCGGCATAGGTGAAGTACAGCATCATGTCCGGCAGCGGCCGGAACATCAGGCTGGCGGTGGGGCTGATTCCGTTCTGGTGATAGCCCGAGGTCTTCGTTCCGCTGGTGTCCCAGCTCGCCCCTTGCAGCCAGTCCTGGCTGAACGCGGCCAGCACCGACCAGCGCTCGGTGAAGGTGATGGTGTCGCCGGCGATCAGGCTGAACTGGCGGTTCTGGCCGGAGCGGTATTTCGGTCCCACATCCAGCCAGGCCGGCGGGTTGAACACGGTGGGGGCGTACAGGCTGGCGCTGCCCAGGGTGTAGCTGCGGGTATAGCGTGGCGTGAACTGGGTCTGCTGGAAGCCGTTGCTGCCCAGCATCAGGTCATGCGTGAGCCCGAGCCCGCGCACCCGCCCGTTCAGGTAGAGCAGCATGCTGTCCACCGTGGTGGTGCCGGACATGTTGGTGCTGATGGAAGATGTGTAGGTCCTGGCGTTGCTCGCGAGCGTGTTGGTGACGCCATACAGGATGCGGGTCGCTTCCTGGTGCAGCCCCCCCCCGGTCACCGACCAGTCGTCGGAGAAGCTGTGGCGCAGGCGGGTGCTGACGATGTTGGTCTCCAGCTGCTGGCCGGCGAAGCTCTGGCCATAGCCGACCTTCGTAGGATCGAGTGCGGCGGGCAGGGGCGTGGTCTGGCTGTAGGAGAACGATCCGGGATAGCCGTTGGCGATCTGCAGGTAATGGCTGGCGTTCAGCTCCAGCGTGGTGGCATCGGAGACGTGCAGGTCGAAATTGCCGCTGACCATCTCGCGGCGAAGGTGACTGCCGCCGACATAGCCGGTGCCATCGGCGATCAGGCCGTTCAGGCGGTAGCCGAACCGGGCGACCTGCCCGCCGACATCGGTGTGCACGGTGCCGATGCCGGCGCTGTCGAAGCCCAGGGACAGCTTGCGCAACGGCTCCTCGGTTGGCCGCTTGAGGATGTAGTTGAAGGTGCCGGCCGGGGCGGCCGGCCCATAGAGCGCCCCCGACAGCCCCTGCAGCAGTTCCACTGCCTCCAGTTGTTCCATCGGATAGGCGGTGACGCCGAACACGTTCAGCCCGTCCATGCGGGTGTTCTGGACGATGTCGCCCTGGAAGCCACGGCTCTGCGGCCGTCCGACATCCAGCCCGCCGCGTGCCTCGATCTGGGCGGAGGGGAAATAGCGGATGGCCTCGCTGAGCGTGCGTGCGCCCACCGCTTCCATCATCGGGCTGGAGATGTCCTGGATCGAATAAGGCGTTTCCAGTTTCGGCCGGTTGCCCAGCGGGCCGAGATCGACGCGGGCCCGGCGATAGCCGTCCCCGGCGCCGCCGCTCGCTTCCCGCGGCGGCGCCGAGACCACGACCGGATCCACCCAGGTTTCTTGGCCCGGCGCGTCGGCGCCCTGGGCCAGAGCGCTGCCACTGCCCAGCAGCCAGGCAGCCAGCGCCGCACCAGGGGATGTGATCCGAGTTGAGAATGAAGAAACGGCCATCATGTTCCCACCGCTCCGCACGCGAGTGCGGACGAGTGCTTCAGGAACGGCTCAGGCCGTGATCGGACCGGCGCGGCGGATCGGCGCGCGCTGTCAGTGTGTCGTCGGAACGTTAATCATCCGGCGGCGGTGATTCAAGCGCCCCTGGATCAGCCCGTCGGCTCCCCCGCCATCCGCTGCACCAGGCGCGTCGTCGATTGCCCTTCTTCAAGCGTCGCCAGGATGACGCGCCCGCCAGCCGCCTGCACCACATCCGCGCCGACGACGGTGTCGATGGTGTAGTCTGCACCTTTCACCAGCACGTCCGGCTGCAGCGCCTCGATGACGGCAAGCGGCGTGTCCTGCTCGAACAGCAGCACGAGGTCCACCGGGCGCAGCGCGCCGATCACGCGGGCGCGGGCCGCCTCGGTCTGCAGCGGTCGCGACGGCCCCTTCAGCCGGTGCACCGAGGCATCGCTGTTGAGTGCCACGATCAGCCGGTCGCAGGCGGCGGCGGCCTGTTCGAGCAGCGAGATATGGCCGGGATGCAACAGGTCGAAGCAGCCATTGGTGAAGCCGACCACCAGCCCCTGCCGCCGCCATGCCTCGCGCTGGCGGATCGCGTCGGCCAGGGCGACGACCCCGGGCGGGGGCATGCGGCGCGGATGCGCGGCACGGTCGAGCGCCGCCTGCAGCTCGGCGCGCGTGACCACGGCGGTGCCGATCTTGCCGACGACGATGCCGGCGGTCTCGTTGGCCAGGCGCATGGCCTCGGCCATGGGCAGGCCGGCGGCGATGCCGAGGGCGAGCGTGGCCACCACGGTGTCGCCGGCACCGGAGACGTCGAACACCTCGCGCGCAGCGGTGGGCAGGTGGATCGGCGGCGTGCCCGGGGCGAAATAGGACATGCCGAGTTCCGAGCGTGTCAGCAGCACGGCGGCATTGGTGATCGCGATCATGGCGGCGGCGGCACGCTCGGCCTCGGCGTCGGTGTCGCAGGGCAGGCCGGTCGCCTCGGTGAGCTCGCGGCGATTGGGGGTGATCAGGTCGGCGCCGGCATAGACGGCAACGTCGCGCCGCTTGGGATCGACCAGCACCGGGCAGCCGGCGGCGCGCGCCGCGGCGATGGCGGCATGCAGCACCGCATCGGCGCAGACGCCCTTGCCGTAATCGGAGATCACCATGACCTGCGCCCAGCGCGCCGCCGCCTGCACCGCGGCGATCAGTGCCTCGCGCGGCGCGGTATCGAGCGGGCGGTTGTCCTCGCGGTCGATGCGGACGAACTGGTGGTGGCCGGAGGCGACGCGGGTCTTGGTGATGGTGGGGCGCGAGGGATCGGTCACCAACCCCGAAGTATCGACCACCCCGAGCCCGGCAAGCAGGTCGCATACCATGTGCGCTTCGGCATCGGCACCGACGATGCCGACCAGGCGCACGCAGCCGCCGAGGGCGGCAAGATTGGCGGCGACATTGGCCGCGCCGCCGGCGGCGCGCCGCTCCGAGGCCGGACGCATCACCGCGACCGGGGCTTCGGGGGAAATGCGGGTGGCGTGGCCATCGATGTGGACATCCAGCATCACGTCGCCGACGACGGCGATGCGGCATGCTGCGAAATCGAGTCTCACGACGGCCTCCGGCACTGCTGCTGCGCAAATCCTATGGTACGAGGCGCAGCCTCACGCAAGTGTGGCGGGGCGTTGCCCCGCGCCCTACCAGGAGGCTTCGCCTCCTGGACCTCCACCAAGGGCTTCGCCCTTGGAACCCGATTTTCTGTGCCGCGCAGCGCTTTTGGGGTGCAGGGGCCTTGTGGCCCCTGCCGGGTCGAGGGCAGAGCCCTCGTCTTCCTTCAGGCCATCGCCTTCTTCAGATTCTCGTCGATCTTGCCAAGGAAGTCCTGGGTATTCAGCCAGGGCTGGTCGCGACTGATCAGGATCGCGAGGTCCTTGGTCATGAATCCGCTTTCCACCGTTTCGACGCAGACGCGTTCGAGCGTATCGGCGAAGGCGGTCACGTCCGGGGTGCCATCGAACTGTCCCCGATAGGCCAGGCCGCGGGTCCAGGCGAAGATCGAGGCGATCGGGTTGGTGCTGGTCTCGCGGCCCTTCTGGTGCTCGCGGTAGTGGCGGGTGACGGTGCCGTGCGCCGCCTCGCTTTCGACGGTCTGGCCGTCCGGGCTCATCAGCACCGAGGTCATCAGGCCGAGCGAGCCGAAGCCCTGGGCCACGGTGTCGCTCTGCACGTCGCCGTCGTAATTCTTGCAGGCCCACACATAACCGCCGCTCCATTTGAGCGAGGAGGCGACCATGTCGTCGATCAGGCGGTGCTCGTAGGTCAGGCCGGCGGCCTCGAACTTCTCGCGGAACTCGCGGTCGTAGATCTCCTGGAACACATCCTTGAACATGCCGTCATAGGCCTTGAGGATGGTGTTCTTGGTGGAAAGGTAGACCGGGTAGTTGCGCAGCAGGCCATAGTTGAAGCTGGCGCGGGCGAAACCCTCGATCGAGGCGCGGGTGTTGTGCATCCCCAGGATCACGCCCGGCCCCTTGAAGTCGTGCACCTCCAGTACCTGCGGTGGGCCGCCGTCGGCGGGCTGGTAGGTGAGGCTCACCCGGCCGGGGCCGGGGATCTTGGTCTCGGTGGCGCGGTAGATGTCGCCGTAGGCATGGCGGCCGATGACGATCGGCTGGGTCCAGTGCGGCACCAGCCGCGGCACGTTGCTGCAGATGATCGGCTCGCGGAAGATGGTGCCGTCGAGGATGTTGCGGATGGTGCCGTTCGGGCTGCGCCACATCTTCTTGAGCCCGAACTCGGCGACGCGGGCCTCGTCGGGGGTGATGGTGGCGCATTTCACGCCGACGCCATATTGCTTGATGGCGTTGGCGGCATCGACGGTGACCTGGTCGTCGGTCTGGTCGCGGTGCTCAATACCTAAATCGTAATACTTAAGATCGATATCAAGATAAGGGAGAATTAGCTTGTCCTTGATGAAGCCCCAGATGATCCTGGTCATTTCGTCCCCGTCGAGTTCGACGACCGGGGTCTTCACCTTGATTTTCGCCATTCCGCCCTCTTGAATTTGCCCGGCTGCCCAGTGCAGCCCCGTCTTTGGCGCAACGCGCGCTTCTGCCACCCCGTCCGCGCCCGCACAAGGCCCGGCGCGGTGGCAGCCGGCGCTTCCCCCAGAGGCCGTTCCCGGGCAGGCTCGACCCCATGCGCGTCTATCTCGCCGGACCTGATGTCTTCATGCCCGACCCGCTCGACCGCGCCGCCGCCCTCAAGGCAGTGTGCCGGCGGCATGGGCTGACCGGTGTCTCGCCGCTCGATGCCCTGGCCGACGAACCGTCCGACTGGGCCGCCCTGGCCGAGGCGCGGCGGATTGCCCTGCGCAACGAGGCGCATATCCGCTCCTGCGTTGCCCTGATCGCCAATCTCACGCCCTTCCGCGGCCCGAGCGCCGATGCCGGCACGGTGTTCGAGGTCGGGTTCATGCGCGCGCTCGGCCGCCCGGTCTTCGGCTGGTCGAACGACCCGCGCCTGTTCGCCGATCGCACCCAGGCCTTTCTCAACGGTTTCGCCCGCTGCACCGAGGCAGGCTGGCGCGACGGGGAGGATATGCTGCTCGAGGATTTCGCCCTGCGCGACAACCTGATGATCGACGGGGCGGTGCTGGCCTCGGGCGGGGCGCTGTTCGTGGCCGATCCGCCCGCGCAGGGGCGCTGGTCGGACCTGTCCGCCTTCGAAGCCTGCGTGGCCGCCCTGGCGACCGCGCTGGGGCAGCGGGGATAGCAGGCGTAGGGCGGACGCAGTCCGCCATCGCAAGCCTCCGCAAGCTGGCCGGCTGGCGTTGGCGGACTGCGTCCGCCCTACATCACTGCATCACGCCATCACTGGCGGTGGATCAGATGCCGGGTTCCTCGGTCGCCGTCGTCCGGGGGGCCAGCGGCCCGAGGGCGGCGGCGATGCCGAAGGCGCCGGGCAGGCCGCCCTTGGGGAACAGTCGCGTCACATGCCCCATCTTCCGGCCTGGGCGGGCTTCCACCTTGCCGTAGTGGTGCGGGATCAGCCCGGGGGTGGCGACGATCTCGGTCCAGAGCGCCATGTCGCCGGGACCGATCAGGTTCTTCATCACCGCGTCCGAATGCCGCACCGCCGGCGGCAGCGGCAGGCCGGCGACGGCGCGGATATGCATCTCGAACTGGCTGGTCGGGCAGGCGTCGATGGTCCAGTGCCCGGAATTGTGCGGCCGCGGCGCGATCTCGTTGACCAGCACCCGGCCGTCGGCGGTGACGAACATCTCCACCGCGAGCAGCCCTATCAGGTCGAGCCCGTCGGCCACCCGCCGTGCCGTCGCCTGCGCCGCCTGGGCGATTCGCTCCGGGACGCGGGCGGGGGCGAGGGTGGTGTCGAGGATGTGGTCGCGGTGGCTGTTTTCCACCGTGTCGAAGGCCGCCATGCTGCCGTCGGAGGCACGCGCCACCACCACGCTGATCTCGGCCGAGAAGTCGACGAAGCCTTCCAGGATCAGCGGCCGGGGCGAGAGCGCGGCGAAGGCGGGGGCGAGGTCGTCCGGCGTGCGCAGCAGCGCCTGACCCTTGCCGTCATAGCCCAGCCGGGCGGTCTTCAGCACCGCCGGCAGGCCGATGCGCGCGACCGCCTCCCGCAGTTCCTGCAGGCTGTCCACCGCCGCCCAGGGGGTGGTCTGCACGCCGATGCTGTTGAGGAAGCTTTTCTCCGCCAGCCGGTACTGGCTGATGCGCAGCACCGCCGGGGCCGGTCGGACCGGTTTCAGCGCCGCCAGAAGGTCGAGTCCCTCGGCGCTGACGTTCTCGAACTCGAAGGTGATCACGTCGGCCGCGGCGGCGAAGGCGCGCAGCGCCACCGGGTCCTCGTACTCGCCGAGGGTGACGCCGGAGGCCACCTGTCCCGCCGGGCTGTTCGCCTCTGGCGTCAGCACGTGGCAGCGATAGCCGAGCCGCGCGGCCGCGAGTGCCGACATGCGGCCAAGCTGGCCGCCGCCGACGATGCCGATGGTGGAATTCGGCGGGAGCGCGGTGCTCATGCGTCCGCCGGGTCCGTTGGTTCCATGGCGACGGCCTCCGTCTGTTCCGCCCGCAGCGC from Rhodovastum atsumiense harbors:
- the rfaD gene encoding ADP-glyceromanno-heptose 6-epimerase; the protein is MILITGGAGFIGSNLHAALAARGHETIVVDRLRSDGKWHNLAHHPPTAIVAPEELQNFLALQPPIEMVFHLGAISATTATDGDLVWHTNVGLSQELWKWCSSLGVRMIYASSAATYGAGAQGFEDGLDDLGNLRPLNLYGWSKHAFDLSVARAVAGRRKRPPQWVGLKFFNVYGPNEYHKGSQVSVVKVKYDEVRRGQAPRLFRSDRPDVADGEQKRDFIWVGDVVDVLLWLQDTPGVSGLFNVGTGQARSYRDLAHAVCRAGGAKEDIEFIDMPANLRGQYQSFTEARMDRLRAAGYTKPFTSLEDGINRYITEYLAMPDPYV
- a CDS encoding ATP-binding cassette domain-containing protein, which encodes MTGAATMTVDTDFLRRHGLPVPAAACSLQDYWQSLPWEVRDGGGWTLAALQEQLRAFLAARPAGGGITLECLEVTQGCDKDGQPEAVPLCLRPGEVVAIVGPTGSGKSRLLADIECLAQGDTPSRRVVRVNGATPAPRMRVSAEARLVAQISQNMNFVLDLHVEDFLSLHAESCGVADPRAAARTVLDAAIAMAGEPFTAATPLTQLSGGQSRALMIADAALLSAKPVVLIDEIENAGVDRRQALRLFTSRGKIVLLSTHDPLLALSGARRVIIRNGGIAAVVATSPEEQALQAELQAHDHRLARLRDAVRRGETLLPAWQQT
- a CDS encoding GTP-binding protein, with product MKLVTVAGPPSSGKTSVILRALRHLRAAGLRTGVVKFDCLTSLDAAAYEAEGIPVLTGISGNTCPDHYFVTNVEACAAWGARQGLDLLVSETAGLCNRCAPHLRGFLAMCVLDNLSGIDTPRKVGPMLRTADLVVVTKGDIVSQAERDVFAFRIRQVNARAEILFANGITGQGCREVAMLWRDAPEEAALTGGRLRFSVPAAVCSYCFGQTRIGAEFQHGVIRRMRIEEQEP
- a CDS encoding ABC transporter substrate-binding protein, whose translation is MSGDEPAFPEEEGGPRRRLDYFGHVFPPLRRMVRQHLHEGFERERRRSGLTAAWYVPASLDSPDCAWVHETEDADWLPGLLSDAGLGRFTRPGFTTRWQQAGLYQPRPQPALRPDLAAAGLADPLGVCEVYGAGPWVILADRARLRGRPVPQGWEDLLSPQYRGDIVANGSDGRLAGVLLFNLFVDFGLDGLQALGANMWGFRGGAQMARNLGSGDPEGAALAILPYFWALNNIHRDRVALVWPREGAYAVPLLLLRRHDAPPAARLAHALLTGRDWAGRMESAGCASNRDDSGGAPLPGPLRWLGWSHARGLDFPGLHPLCDAALARGALGMDLKR
- a CDS encoding ABC transporter substrate-binding protein, whose amino-acid sequence is MMILRRIARATLFAAALLLAASPARAREVVDMSGRTITLPADIHRVYGAFSSAVAIMAAIAPDLLAGSYFDTTPDLARFLPPGFAALPRLSVSGIQTTNPEQLMAAGIDLGVVLDGTGLSEQVRATMARLGRPAVAVAAERLEQYPATFRFLGAVLQRPERGEALARYLEETGARVAAALRDLPDGQRPRVYYAESPDGLQSQCDGSARAEVIGLAGGRNVLHCAAANSFAATATMTAETVLLLDPDVILVRFPRTATMFLTEPRWQTLAAVRSRRVLVVPSLPFNWMDRPPSYMRIMGVQWLAGRLHPDRYRIDLPAETRAFFRLFFGVALTDADLHLLFAGTAAP
- a CDS encoding TonB-dependent receptor yields the protein MMAVSSFSTRITSPGAALAAWLLGSGSALAQGADAPGQETWVDPVVVSAPPREASGGAGDGYRRARVDLGPLGNRPKLETPYSIQDISSPMMEAVGARTLSEAIRYFPSAQIEARGGLDVGRPQSRGFQGDIVQNTRMDGLNVFGVTAYPMEQLEAVELLQGLSGALYGPAAPAGTFNYILKRPTEEPLRKLSLGFDSAGIGTVHTDVGGQVARFGYRLNGLIADGTGYVGGSHLRREMVSGNFDLHVSDATTLELNASHYLQIANGYPGSFSYSQTTPLPAALDPTKVGYGQSFAGQQLETNIVSTRLRHSFSDDWSVTGGGLHQEATRILYGVTNTLASNARTYTSSISTNMSGTTTVDSMLLYLNGRVRGLGLTHDLMLGSNGFQQTQFTPRYTRSYTLGSASLYAPTVFNPPAWLDVGPKYRSGQNRQFSLIAGDTITFTERWSVLAAFSQDWLQGASWDTSGTKTSGYHQNGISPTASLMFRPLPDMMLYFTYADSLQKGDTAPTSGVANAGEILPPYRSEQFELGWKARMAAVDLAAALFRMTRPFAYTGSDNVFREQGTQVNYGLELSAKGNPVEDLTVFGGVTLLDPELTDTVSPATSGKLVVGVPRIQANLYTEYRVPALPGLALEMNLHHTGRRAANDTNTTWADAYTTLDLGARYATDLWGRDVTWRLGVKNLFDERYWVSVFPSSINGTNAGNASAFLGAPRTVWAALQVRF
- the rfaE1 gene encoding D-glycero-beta-D-manno-heptose-7-phosphate kinase; translated protein: MRLDFAACRIAVVGDVMLDVHIDGHATRISPEAPVAVMRPASERRAAGGAANVAANLAALGGCVRLVGIVGADAEAHMVCDLLAGLGVVDTSGLVTDPSRPTITKTRVASGHHQFVRIDREDNRPLDTAPREALIAAVQAAARWAQVMVISDYGKGVCADAVLHAAIAAARAAGCPVLVDPKRRDVAVYAGADLITPNRRELTEATGLPCDTDAEAERAAAAMIAITNAAVLLTRSELGMSYFAPGTPPIHLPTAAREVFDVSGAGDTVVATLALGIAAGLPMAEAMRLANETAGIVVGKIGTAVVTRAELQAALDRAAHPRRMPPPGVVALADAIRQREAWRRQGLVVGFTNGCFDLLHPGHISLLEQAAAACDRLIVALNSDASVHRLKGPSRPLQTEAARARVIGALRPVDLVLLFEQDTPLAVIEALQPDVLVKGADYTIDTVVGADVVQAAGGRVILATLEEGQSTTRLVQRMAGEPTG
- a CDS encoding NADP-dependent isocitrate dehydrogenase; the protein is MAKIKVKTPVVELDGDEMTRIIWGFIKDKLILPYLDIDLKYYDLGIEHRDQTDDQVTVDAANAIKQYGVGVKCATITPDEARVAEFGLKKMWRSPNGTIRNILDGTIFREPIICSNVPRLVPHWTQPIVIGRHAYGDIYRATETKIPGPGRVSLTYQPADGGPPQVLEVHDFKGPGVILGMHNTRASIEGFARASFNYGLLRNYPVYLSTKNTILKAYDGMFKDVFQEIYDREFREKFEAAGLTYEHRLIDDMVASSLKWSGGYVWACKNYDGDVQSDTVAQGFGSLGLMTSVLMSPDGQTVESEAAHGTVTRHYREHQKGRETSTNPIASIFAWTRGLAYRGQFDGTPDVTAFADTLERVCVETVESGFMTKDLAILISRDQPWLNTQDFLGKIDENLKKAMA
- a CDS encoding nucleoside 2-deoxyribosyltransferase, with the protein product MRVYLAGPDVFMPDPLDRAAALKAVCRRHGLTGVSPLDALADEPSDWAALAEARRIALRNEAHIRSCVALIANLTPFRGPSADAGTVFEVGFMRALGRPVFGWSNDPRLFADRTQAFLNGFARCTEAGWRDGEDMLLEDFALRDNLMIDGAVLASGGALFVADPPAQGRWSDLSAFEACVAALATALGQRG